In Leisingera methylohalidivorans DSM 14336, a single genomic region encodes these proteins:
- a CDS encoding DUF1285 domain-containing protein, with protein MSGQKAVTPDADGIAAAAKTAAKGKGLPPVHLWNPPFSGDLDIRIARDGSWYYLGTPFTRFELVRLFASILKLEEGKYYLVTPAEKVGITVEDAPFVAVDFDAEGAGRDQLITFTTNIGDTAAAGPEHLIRVERDGESGEPSPYVMVRAGLEALIDRKSFYRLVELGAHNDGWFGVWSGGEFFPLIPSAELDPD; from the coding sequence ATGAGCGGACAAAAAGCTGTGACACCCGATGCAGACGGCATCGCCGCGGCGGCCAAAACGGCCGCCAAGGGCAAAGGTTTGCCGCCTGTCCACCTGTGGAATCCGCCGTTCAGCGGCGACCTGGACATCCGCATCGCCCGCGACGGCAGCTGGTATTACCTCGGCACGCCGTTCACCCGGTTTGAGCTGGTCAGGCTGTTCGCCTCGATCCTGAAACTGGAGGAGGGCAAATATTACCTGGTAACCCCGGCTGAGAAGGTCGGCATCACCGTCGAGGACGCGCCATTTGTGGCGGTGGATTTCGATGCTGAAGGCGCGGGGCGTGATCAGCTGATCACCTTCACCACCAATATCGGCGACACCGCCGCGGCGGGGCCGGAGCACCTGATCCGCGTCGAGCGCGATGGCGAAAGCGGCGAGCCCTCTCCTTATGTCATGGTGCGGGCCGGGCTGGAGGCCTTGATCGACCGCAAGAGCTTCTACCGGCTGGTGGAGCTGGGCGCGCACAACGATGGCTGGTTCGGCGTCTGGTCCGGCGGGGAATTCTTCCCGCTGATCCCGTCTGCGGAACTCGATCCGGATTAA
- a CDS encoding AAA family ATPase produces MPETDDLLAGIEALDAKLQQARASITKRFIGQERVVDLTLSVLLCGGHGLLIGLPGLGKTRLVETLSTVMGLDGSRIQFTPDLMPADILGSEVLDTAADGHRSFRFVPGPVFCQLLMADEINRASPRTQSALLQAMQERMVTVAGEDRSLGAPFHVLATQNPIEQEGTYPLPEAQLDRFLLQIDVNYPDRATERDILLATTGAVETEAYQVFTAAELIAAQTLLRRMPVGESVVEMILDLVRAFRPEEPGVSDHVAQTVAWGPGPRAAQALMLAVRARALLQGRLAPNAEDVLDMAQPVLSHRMQLNFAARARGDSLAALIAETAADLTRSGAAA; encoded by the coding sequence ATGCCTGAAACGGACGATCTGCTGGCCGGTATCGAAGCGCTGGACGCCAAGCTGCAACAGGCGCGCGCGTCGATCACCAAGCGCTTTATCGGACAGGAGCGGGTGGTGGACCTCACCCTGTCGGTGCTGTTGTGCGGCGGCCACGGGCTGCTGATCGGCCTGCCGGGGCTGGGCAAGACCCGGCTGGTGGAGACGCTGAGCACGGTGATGGGGCTGGATGGCAGCCGGATCCAGTTCACCCCGGACCTGATGCCTGCCGATATTCTGGGGTCCGAGGTGCTGGACACCGCCGCCGACGGCCACCGGTCGTTCCGGTTTGTGCCAGGACCGGTGTTCTGCCAGCTCTTGATGGCGGATGAGATCAACCGTGCCAGCCCGCGCACCCAGTCGGCGCTGCTGCAGGCGATGCAGGAGCGGATGGTGACGGTGGCGGGCGAGGACCGCTCCCTAGGCGCGCCGTTCCACGTGCTGGCGACCCAGAACCCGATCGAGCAGGAAGGCACATATCCGCTGCCGGAGGCGCAGCTGGACCGGTTCCTGCTGCAGATCGACGTGAATTATCCGGACCGCGCGACCGAGCGGGATATCCTGCTGGCCACCACCGGAGCGGTGGAAACGGAGGCCTATCAGGTGTTTACCGCGGCGGAACTGATCGCCGCGCAGACCCTTTTGCGGCGGATGCCGGTGGGGGAATCGGTGGTCGAGATGATCCTGGATCTGGTGCGCGCCTTCCGCCCCGAAGAACCCGGCGTGTCCGACCATGTGGCCCAGACCGTGGCCTGGGGACCGGGACCGCGCGCCGCGCAGGCGCTGATGCTGGCGGTCCGGGCACGGGCGCTGCTGCAAGGGCGGCTGGCGCCCAATGCCGAGGACGTGCTGGACATGGCGCAGCCGGTTCTGAGCCACCGGATGCAGCTGAACTTCGCGGCGCGGGCGCGCGGTGACAGCCTGGCCGCCCTGATCGCGGAAACCGCAGCGGATCTGACCCGGAGCGGAGCCGCCGCGTGA
- a CDS encoding DUF58 domain-containing protein has translation MTRETASVPASGAAAGLRHRAEAAASTLPPLLVQARHLAGSVLMGEHGRRRAGTGDDFWQYRPAQAGDSRRMIDHRRSARGDIQFVREREWQISQTVHLWVDTGASMRFASTPKLPQKIDRARLLALAASVLMVQGGERVGLTGGSLPPRRGNVQILRLAEALSDDAEQDYAQPNDRALIPHARALFISDFLGPSAPMEQALSKAAARGVRGVLLQVLDPAEEAFPFSGRTLFQSIAGGVTHETLKASALQERYLDRLAERRTVLERLCREAGWRFGQHHTGDTAQNALMWLYHALERTAP, from the coding sequence GTGACCAGGGAAACCGCCTCCGTACCGGCCTCCGGGGCAGCAGCGGGACTGCGCCACCGGGCCGAGGCCGCGGCCAGCACCCTGCCGCCGCTGCTGGTGCAGGCGCGGCATCTGGCCGGGTCCGTCCTGATGGGCGAGCATGGCCGCCGCCGCGCGGGCACGGGGGATGATTTCTGGCAGTACCGGCCTGCGCAGGCCGGCGACAGCCGCCGGATGATCGACCACCGGCGTTCGGCCCGCGGCGACATCCAGTTCGTGCGCGAGCGCGAGTGGCAGATTTCCCAGACGGTGCATCTGTGGGTCGATACCGGCGCCTCGATGCGGTTTGCCTCGACGCCGAAGCTGCCGCAGAAGATCGACCGCGCCCGGTTGCTGGCGCTGGCCGCCTCGGTGCTGATGGTGCAGGGCGGCGAGCGGGTCGGGCTGACCGGCGGCAGCCTGCCGCCCCGGCGCGGCAATGTGCAGATCCTGCGGCTGGCCGAAGCGCTCTCGGACGACGCAGAGCAGGATTACGCGCAGCCCAATGACCGGGCCCTGATCCCGCATGCCCGCGCGTTGTTCATTTCGGACTTCCTGGGGCCGTCCGCGCCGATGGAGCAGGCGCTGTCCAAGGCTGCCGCGCGCGGCGTGCGCGGGGTGCTGTTGCAGGTGCTGGACCCGGCGGAGGAAGCATTTCCGTTCTCGGGGCGCACCCTGTTTCAGAGCATCGCCGGCGGTGTCACACATGAAACATTGAAGGCCTCGGCGCTGCAGGAACGCTATCTGGACCGGCTGGCAGAGCGCCGCACCGTGCTGGAGCGCCTGTGCCGCGAGGCCGGCTGGCGGTTCGGCCAGCATCACACGGGCGACACGGCGCAGAATGCGCTGATGTGGCTTTATCATGCATTGGAGCGGACCGCGCCATGA